A segment of the Lycium ferocissimum isolate CSIRO_LF1 chromosome 10, AGI_CSIRO_Lferr_CH_V1, whole genome shotgun sequence genome:
atatcaagtcaaattaagacaattttttttcgggacagagggagtattacttTCTGTGGATCAATTTTGCCCCTTATTAGGTTATATTCTATATTATATGTCCTTCTGCGTTTTGATAAATTTAAGCAATTTTGGAGCCAAACTTCTATTTTCAATTGAGATAGTTATTAGGTCGTACTATATATTAAACATGTTTTACATCATGTTGTAGAGAGAAGGCGGAGACTCTAtcactaaaattttaaaaaaaaaaaaaaaaaaaaaaaaaaaaaaaaaaaatcacttccTTCAAATAGATTATTAAAACCTGTGTCATTAGCTCTTTGCAAGCtttcatgaaaacaaattttgctattcttaaaaaaaataaaaaatggaaatgacACGTATTATGAACTTGCAATGCGTGGTGATCGAGTCGATTACATTTCGATTTTGATTATTGAAGGGAGAACTACTGGGATGGTCAATAAAAACATTAAGCAGGTGTCCACGGTCCCCAAAAAGAAATAAGCTTTTCATCTTCCAAACTGTTTTGCTCAGCAGAAGAATTATGACATTTTATATTATatgaaagaacaagaaatttcAAACAACTATATTAACTTGGGAATCGAAGAATTAGGAATAAAGACCCTAACAATGTAAACGAAATTTCAAACAGCATCTCAATATTCAGCTAGTAATATAAAAGATCGTCAAGTATCAAAATCTTAAAACTACATCAAATTTCAAGCAATCATACAGTATTTAATTCCTAAAATATAACTAGCTGGCGTTTGTCCTCCCATCATTTATCAACATGCCTTCAAAAATACATAATCAAAAGCAAGAAGACCTTCATACAGAGTTTGCAGTTCAAAGTCGTCCAATATGAACATTATTTATTATAATCATATTAAAGTTcgagaaataaaataaatagatagCAAGTTACGTTTGACAGGTACATGATATATGGGTAGGTGGAAAATCCAACCAACTAGAAGCAGCAGCAACAACACTCTTCCAAAATACAGCAACAACAGAGAGCAGCCAAACTGCAAAATGCAATCAATTTttataagtaataaatagaataaataagATACCAACAATAAAAAGTAGTAAAAATATGATTCGGATTCTTTTTGGACAGAGGTAACGTTGTCTATGTAAATAAATATAGTTCAGTTGTTCAACAGTAGGTAAATAAATATAGTTCAGTTTTCATAAACAGAGATAAAAAAATTGAGGAGTGGAGTTGATTTCTCGGAAGGTCACTCAACTATAGTAATGGTAACATAAAAGTCATTCAATtcattttagtcaacttttactgatgtgacatttttttaaaaagttaaatctttatttaatttaaattcatccatttttacCATTTAGTAATCCGTACCACTAAACCGACCCGCTATTCGAATTTTTATAACAAAACACTAAGGACTGAAATTttactaataattttttactaatAACGTGGCTAGATTCTCTTCCCTACTCAAGCCTTGAAATTTTGCCTCAAGTTCATCCGATTATTATGACACTACTGCTAGGCTATTTGCAAGTAATAACAGTTCTTCGAGGAGATTTATGAATTATATTCACAAATTATTACGTAAATCAACTGAGTCTAGTTATGCCTTTGTTCTTCTTTCATTTATGATGTATTCAGAATAAAATTCCCTTGAGACAGAGTCGACTaaactcggtatattatgtatataattcttaaaatatatctaatattaactgaaggaacacatggtcaaacTAGACTGATTGGAGCACTGGTTAAACGCTAGGTTTAATCCCTTAAGGTCTGGATCGAACCCAAATAAATGcacttccttttattttatttttaattttatttaaaatggtTAACACATCCTCTTAAAATCCTGGATTCGCCTATGCCTTGAGCAAGCAGCTTGAATTTTACAAAGAATACCATAAGAAGTTGGTAGTGATTGCCGGAAAAGTAAatgcaacaacaataatcaacgTTTCAATTCACTTATTAATGCAGGAGCCAAAAGTAGTGATTTTGTTCAAAATTACTATATTAATCCTCTGCTCTACAAAATTTACACTAATGATCAGTTCTTAGACATCCTCATCAAGTTCTACACTAAATTCGTTGGATAGCAGGTCAGGTTAGTTGAGCGGGTTACTAAATGGTAAAAATGGGTGAGTTTATATAAAATAAggatttaactttttaaaaaaatgtcacgtcaacaaagttgactaaacagagttgaatgacttttatgTTACAAAGataaaagttgagtgacttttcaGTTACAAAACAAGGTTAAATGATTATTGTGTTACAATTACTATAGTTGAGTGACCTTCCGAGAAATCAACCCGAGAAAGAGTGTCATTGTTGCTTTTGGTTGACttgaaaaatattgaatttattAAGAGATCacttaaaaaattatatcataTAGTTCGACTTGTACTTAGTTATATTCACATATTCATCATTCCAATTATgcattatttgaaaattttcaaatgtAAAAATGTACTATCTCTTTATTAATTTTAGACATACTTAATTTTCTAATTCAGCGAGACAGAGTTCTTTATAACTTGAGTGAATTCCTTTACCACTATAAGCAAGTTTTAAAAATCTAACTCTTTGAATGTTATATGTAGATAGAAACTTGCgtagaatttacctttttgaTGTCCCTTGAATTTATTATTCACCTGTGGAAGGATAGGCTTTATCTCTTCCACATGTAATTTGTTTTTGTATATTTCTTTTAACAATAACAAAGAGATTGCACCCCCCCCCCACCTCCCCCTCCTCCCCAAAACccacccctcttttttttttttttttttaattggggCAGGGGAAGGGAAAATATTTAAAGTTTGATTGAAAATTTCagaagtcttcatttttttcttaaactttatgccTAATCAAATAATATTGGGACGGATGAAATACTGTATTATATTCTTCGaagaatggaaagaaaaaagagagagcgAATGATTTGACAGTCAATTCTACTCGTATAAAACCTAACAATTGTGGCAAAAGTTCTAAGCGAAAATCTCTTAGGGACATTTAAATTTCTTTATGTGATTGTCattgtttattttcttgtggtattaaAGCATTGGTTTTCCTTAATCAAATTGGTGATCGGGCATTTCAATTTCTTTATGTGATTGTCATTGTTTATTTCCTTAATGAATTTCTTTTATCTATTATTCACTCGTTAAAAATGGTACGATTTTAAGCAGTATAATAGCACTTCAGTTTTGAACCAACTGAACTTGAGAAGATTACTTAGAACACTTACTATAATCTTAGAAATTAAAGTAATGGCCAAAAAGTCAATTGATTCAAGATCAAGTAGTGGAGAGATAGAGATTGCCATGACCAAATGAAAGTATGCTTAGAATAAGATAACACATACCAATCAACGTTTCGTGAATAGATGTCATACTCATCCGTTGGATTTTCTATGACGCGTTATTTATTTAgtcaaattaagaaaaagaaaaaagacaattttttatattacaGGACCTTTTAACTTCAGATTTTCTATTTCACTTTTAATAACATATTCCTATATCAATTAATTTGATGTCATAAGATGTTTAAAACTACAAGATATTCTAAGGGTACTTTTGTCATGTataaaaaagtatttattaAGTTAATTTTGTGTTCAGTCAAACACACATCATTATAAAAATAGataggggtggggtggggggtggggaaggggggttgttgttgacatatGACATACCAGCCTTTGAGGAATGAGGAACAACCGCTATGTTCATGGTGGTGGTGGTAGATATGTTGAGGAGGTGGTGGAGAGTATTGATCATCATTGAAGTAACCTTGATAATAATTAGGGGGTGGGGGTCCTCCTGGTGGTGGAGGACCATAGTAACCACTTTGTGGTGGTGCTGATGGTGCACCATACCCTAACAATCAATGTCAACATAAGTCTTCATCAACATTTAGCTGGTAGAGAAAATCCTAGTAGTAATTCTTTTCTAACCTCTTAAAGTAATTTAAAAATCTCAGTTTTGACTGGTGAAAAGGCCAAGAACATGCTAGCTGGGAGAAACTATATACAGACATTTCTGCTCAAAGGACATtgaaatttattatttctaCAAAGAAATGAAAGGAATATAGGAAACTTGCCTGGTGGAGGATATGAACTCATTGGTCTCTGATAGTACTTTGAACACAGAAATTTAGGTGCGGAGCAAAAATAAAGTTGAGAAGTAGAGTTGCAGCTAATAAGGCGGAGAAACAAACATAAGAGGCAACTGTTGTAAGAGAGCCGAGAAAGTCTTAGGCACGTATGAATACATTAAACTATACTTCATTGAGATCCAATCTAGTGGCACGTTTAATGTGTACTCACATAATTCTATTGTCTGACTAGGGTGCGTTTACCGTTTAGTATGacgaaaatgtttttcaaaaataaatggttttcttatttactttttgaTGCTTGATAAGTATGCCGGAAATATTATtcctaaaatatttataaataatctATGCGGAGTGAAAATGGACGAGTAGGGTGGAGGTGGCGGTGGAGTGTGTTGAAGGGTAGGGGGGAGACGATCAATGTGAAATGCAGTTTACCAAACTGTTTTCTCTACTTTTATGagagaagtcattttcctcattaaatttttaaggaacttgattttttttagataaattatttttaaataaacaaTCAAATATGGTGATATTGAACAATATTCACCTAACACTTCCTAAATTACCATTTTGGATTTCTTATTAGTAGATTTCCAATGCTCATGAGAAAGGaaatgtgtgtgtgagagagagaatTCAGCTTAATGAGTTAAATAGGATTACACTTCAAAAAAGATATGGGGGAGATATGAATCACATGATCACTGGAAGCTGCAGAGACAGTTGACCAAGCAAAATATAATCAACTACCGTTGCCGCTAAAGGTGGAGAAAACAAAATGAGGCAATCAATATAGGAGGAATTAAAAGTGTTAGGCACATTATATTAGAGTGCAATAATTTCACATCAGATCCAACTGGTATATTTAACGTGTATTCACATGCTGAATATTTTGTTTTTGGTCCGATAAGTGATAACTCACCgttctacattttttttttaatttttattctgGCTTGGTGGTGTCTATTGCAGAGGAAACGTGTATAATTTTGCAAAATAAAATAAGCTATGCACATGCTATAAATTATGGATAAAATTATCATGTACTTATTTTTATATCTATTTTATAAgatcaattaaattttactTGTGATTTTTCTTATTTGAACTATGTGACAAGTTCTACTGCCTTAATCTTTAAGATTTTAAAATCAATTCAAATTTTAtcttatataaataatttttttatttgaactaCGTAATATAACAATAATTCCTTCCAAAAATTTAGTAATCCAAAGTGTTAGGTTTCAAATTCAACGAAAGGGAACCTAACCTAATAGAGGAAATAGGGATTTTCCTTGATACGAAAGAGCTAGATCAATAGTTTATCTAGGATCAATTCCTACTCAAGTTTTTAGTAATGGCAACCAAGGTATCCAAAGAAATCATCCAAGCGTGAATACCTTTGTTTAAGAGAATATTTTTGGTGCAGAAAATTTCTAATTCATGATCAGACAATAGTTTTATTCACCTAAAGCTTAAAGAATGTAAAATTACCATATCAAGTCAATGAATATTACGTGTCAACAAGAATTCCTAGGTGTGGACTGGTGTCAACAATTCATCATGGAGGAAAAGAATCACTAAGTCGAGATTACTAACTAATACTATTCTAATAAATTAGCTCCTTCTTACCAAAAAGGAGCTATTCCTACACATATTCTTGTTGCTATGAGCCCTCTTAAGGGCACCCTGCTCCTCGGAAAAACCTTGCTATCCTATTTTGGAGGATGGAGTTGGTACTAGGAATATGCAGGGTGTTTGTAACACTCTTGCTATCAAGAGGTGGTGGAATTTTAGGACAAGTGAGAATTTTTGGTATGATTTTCTCAAGGCTAAGTGGTGTTAGAAGGCATCATGTTGCTAAGAAATGAAGGTCAAGCCAGTCCCATGATTGGCAAAAAATGATGAGCATCAAACAGAAGGCTAGAAGAGCATTATATGGATTGTTAATAAGGGTGATATTACTTTTTGATGGGACAATTGCACTGGCTATAGCCCGTTGTCCAATTACGTTCATAATGTCCCTAAATCTGGTAAACTAAAGGTGGATGAATTCAAATAAGATGGGCATTGAACTATTGAGAAACTCAATGAACTTATTCCAGCTAATCTGATTCGACATTTTAATTTTATCAGTGTTGGTGATTCTAATCTAAATGATATTCCCATTTGGAATGATACTAATGATGATAATTTCACTAACATGTCAGCATGGAATGTTATCAGGAACACAAGGGAGAAGGATGACTTGATGAAGCAATGCTGGTACAAGCAAACCccttcaaaatttcattttcGGCTTGGAGAATCATTAAAGAAAAATTGTCATTTGATGAAGTGCTGAATACATTTAGAAAGCATATTGTTTGTAAATGTTGTTGCTGCAAGTCTCCACAAATAGAGACGATCTAACATGTTTTTCATTGAAAGTGAAGGAGCCAAAATACTTCTGGAGCTTTTCTGGGGGGCCTATGGCCATCAGATATCATACCTCTCCAGTTTGGACCTTTCTTGATAACTAGTGAAAGCTAAGGGTCAATAATAGTGTCCATGAACTGATGATTCAAGTGATCCCTGTCTTGGTATTGTGAGAATTATTTAAAAGCAGATGCTCCTGTAAGTATGGAGATTAGAGGAACTTTTTGTACAGCAAATGGTCCGTCAAACTTATTGGAATGTCTGATCAGGGGGTAATGGTTACATTTGAGCAAAAATAAAGGGTGATAGGTCGTTCGTAAAGTTAAAgtgtgaaaataattttaagagGCAACTTATGTATTTTCCCAACTCGGAATTATGCCTGCCCAAATCAAGCTTCTAGCAGTTTCTATCAAAACTAGTGAAGTTGTGGAGGAATGCCCGTGAGCACAGGCCCAACATTAGACATTTATAGGTAATGGTTAATATAGGGATAACAGTTGACAACAATG
Coding sequences within it:
- the LOC132035560 gene encoding protein CYSTEINE-RICH TRANSMEMBRANE MODULE 13-like; the protein is LLGYGAPSAPPQSGYYGPPPPGGPPPPNYYQGYFNDDQYSPPPPQHIYHHHHEHSGCSSFLKGCLAALCCCCILEECCCCCF